The following is a genomic window from Elusimicrobiaceae bacterium.
GAGAAACCGGCACGCTGACCGCAATCGAATGCAACTTCCGGCTCAACGGGTTCAGCCATATCCTGTCAATCGCGGAACAGGTTTTCGGGCTGACACCGGAGCGCGCGCACATAAAATTCGCGTCGGCTTTCCCGGTCGCGCAGGAAGTGCCGGTTTTTGACGCGGCCGACACGCTGAACAAAGAGCTGGCGGGCCGGGCGTTCGCGCTGCCAGCGGGGCTGGCGGAACACGGAACAATGCCGCTGCTGCTCGCCGCGGAAACCGAACAGGAGCTGGCGCGCGCAGACTCGCGAGCCGGAGAAATTTTCACGCCATGACCGGGCCGGATAAAACCTCAACCCTGGCAGGCTGGACGGTGGTCTGCGCCTCGTTCACCCTGATCTTCGGTTTTTCGGCGGTGGATCACGCCATCTCGCCGCTGGTGGAAAGTTTTTCCGTGTTTTACGGCGAACCGCTGAACCGGGTGCTCTGGCTCATTTCCACCTGCACCGCGGGAATAGTGTGCGGCATTCTGGCGGGTCCGGCACTGCTGAAAGCCGGCGGGCCGGACCGGCTGGCCAGAGCCGGAGCCGCGCTGCTGGTTGTGCCGCTCGCGTTTTTTCTTCTGGGCGGGCGGTTTCACGGCGCGCTCGCCGCGCGGTTTCTGTTCGGGCTGGGCGCGGGGATGACCAGCACGGTCATGTGGTGGCTGACTTACGAGGGCGTGCCGCGCCGTTATTATACTGCCATGGTAACCGTGCTGATGGCCGCCCGCCCGATGGCGGTTGCGGCGGGAGTGCCGCTCGCGGGCTATATAGCGTACCGCGCGAACTGGCGGTGGGCGTTTGCGGTGTTTCTGGTTCTGATAATAGCGGGCGGACTGGTTCTGCTGGCCGCGCTGGCGGATAAAAAAACCGAACCCGCGCCGCTGCGGCTGGCCGGTTTTTTCTCGGCCTACCGCGCTGTGCTGGCCGAGCCGAACGCCATACTGTATTACGGCGGGCTGATGCTGACGAGAATCTGCTATTTCGGGTTTTACTCGATGCTCGGAATCTGGATGATAAAATATTACGGGCTTGACGTAAGCGGAATCACCCTCCAGCTGACATACATAGGCATGGCGGAAACGCTCGTTAACTTCATTATTCCGCCGGTTCTGGGAATGGGTCGCAGAAAAGTTTTTGACGCAAGCGTGCTGCTGTCGGCGGTTTTGTTTATCGCGATGGTCTACGGGGCGCTGCCGCTCTGGGGCTCGGTGCTTTTGATAGCCGGTTTTGTCATGTTCGACCGGGTATATACAATGGCCGGGGTGATGGCGATCCCGGAAATATTTCCAGCACTGACCGACAAAACGGCTACCGGCAACATGGTAACCCTGACCTCGTGGATCGGGCTGGCCGTTATCTCCGCCGCAGAAGGCGCGTTTCTCAGCCTTGAGCGGGTGCCGGCCATGGCGACCGCGCTTGTCGCCTGCCTGCTGGTCGGGCTGGCCTGCCTGTACCGGGTTCAGCCTAAAACCTGAGCGGGCTAGGGCATTTCAAACGAATCCGCCGTCCGGTAAACCGCAAAGGTTTTATTGCTGTAAACCGGCGGCATCGGAAACCCGTGAATTTCAGAAAGCGTAACGATATACTCCGCCCGGGTAACCGCCGCCGCGCGCAGAATGCTTTGCGCCGTAACCGGCTGCATATACTCGGCCCGCACCGGCGCGGTGACACGCGCGCCGGGACTGCCCAGCAGCGCGCCCAGCGCGGTGATTTTTTCGTACCACTGTTTTTCAAAGCCGGGAGTCCAGTGCATGGCGGCGGCGTCAAGCCACTCTATCACCGGCGACCGGCTGGAAAACACCCGGAAGCCGTTTTCACCCGGAGGAGTAAGGAACCGGGCCGTTACTGAAGTGTTTTGTCCGGCCCATTTCTGTGCCGCGATCCAGTCATTATCCTTATTGGTCCGGCCGCGCAGGCAGACGGTGCCTATCATAAGCGGCGCCAGCGGCAGCAGCGCCGCGCACGCAACAAAAACGGCTTTTTTCCTGGCAGCGTTCAACCCTTGAGCCAGCACGGGACGGTAACCGTCGAGCAATATCAACGCGCACACTGTTGCGAACACGGCGCAGTGCAACGGATTGGCGGCCGAACCCGCCGCCGCGTAAAAACCGGCCGCGACACCGGCTCCCGCGCAGATGTTTCCCAGTTTCACAAACAGTTTTTCGCGCGGAGTCTGCCGCGCGCCGGACAATTCGTATGCGGCAAACACGCCAAAAGCCAGCCACGCCAGCCCGGAA
Proteins encoded in this region:
- a CDS encoding MFS transporter — translated: MTGPDKTSTLAGWTVVCASFTLIFGFSAVDHAISPLVESFSVFYGEPLNRVLWLISTCTAGIVCGILAGPALLKAGGPDRLARAGAALLVVPLAFFLLGGRFHGALAARFLFGLGAGMTSTVMWWLTYEGVPRRYYTAMVTVLMAARPMAVAAGVPLAGYIAYRANWRWAFAVFLVLIIAGGLVLLAALADKKTEPAPLRLAGFFSAYRAVLAEPNAILYYGGLMLTRICYFGFYSMLGIWMIKYYGLDVSGITLQLTYIGMAETLVNFIIPPVLGMGRRKVFDASVLLSAVLFIAMVYGALPLWGSVLLIAGFVMFDRVYTMAGVMAIPEIFPALTDKTATGNMVTLTSWIGLAVISAAEGAFLSLERVPAMATALVACLLVGLACLYRVQPKT